CACAGGAAATTTACTCTTACTCAGTTTCCTGTTATTGCTGGGAATATTGACGGCATTTTTGACAGCGTCCGGTGGAAGCAGAGCTTTCGGAGACTTGATGATTAAGCGGGTCAGGACCCGTACAGGCGCTCAGCTTATGACAGGTGTATTAGGATTAATTATTTTTATCGATGATTATTTTAACAGCCTTGCTGTAGGACAAATTGCCCGGCCGTTGACGGACAGGCATAAAATATCCCGGGCAAAGCTTGCGTATTTTATTGATTCGACGTCAGCACCTGTTACGGTTATTTCGCCAATATCAAGCTGGGGTGCGTACATCATCGGAATCATTGGCGGACTGCTTGCGGCAAACGAAGTAACAGGCATTCAGCCGCTGGAAGCATTTATAAAAATGGTACCACTTAATTTTTATGCACTGGCTGCTTTATTACTTGTATTTATCGTGGCGTATTTTAAAGTGGATATTGGCGCGATGCGTGAGCACGAACATCGTGCTGTTACTGAAGGTGAATTACTTAAACCGGATGGAGGTAAGGTACCGGGAGATCTAAGTGATGCATTAGAGCCGCATATAAATGGTAAAGTTTATCATTTACTAATCCCAATACTTGTTCTGGTCGTTGCTACGGTAGGATCTATGATTGTAACGGGGGTGAATGCCAGTGGAGCGGATGTGACGTTATTATCAACATTTGCAAATACAAATGTAAATCTCTCCTTATTTATTGGCGGACTGGCAGCGGTATTGACAGCTTTATTGTTCCATCTGGAGCAGGGTCAGCCTAAAGCTGACTGGGGAACTATTTTGTTCGAAGGTATTAAAACAATGCTTCCGGCAATTTATATATTGCTGCTGGCATGGATGATTGGTTCTATTATCGGCACACTTAAAACCGGCGAATATTTAGCACAAATCGTTAGTGATGCTTCAATCAGTTCAGCATTTTTGCCGGTATTGTTCTTTATTATAGCAGGTCTGATGGCACTGGCCACCGGTACATCATGGGGAACATTCGGAATCATGCTGCCGATTGCAGCAGAAGTGGCAGTTCTGACAGATGTATCGATGTTGTTACCTTCACTGGCAGCAGTATTAGCAGGATCTGTATTTGGGGACCATTGCACACCAATTTCAGATACAACGATTCTGTCATCAACAGGTGCGGGATCGAATCATATTGAACATGTTATTACCCAGTTGCCGTATGCTGTAATTGCAGCAGTTGCAGCATGTCTTGGCTTCCTGGTAATCGGTTTGACAGGGCAGGTGCTTTTGGCGCTTGGTGCAACATTATTGCTTATGGCAGCCGTTGTTCTGGTAATTAAATCAATGGTAAAAGAAAATTAAAAGACTATAAATTCGACATTGTCCTTTCATCATAATGGTGGAAGGACATTTTTATTTACTAAATATAAAATTAATACAGAAAATTTCAATATTGCTTTGACATAGTCAAAAAGTACCGTTATAATACATACATAAATATCAGAAAAAAACAAACATTGTAAAGATTTTCTGTCATATCAACTTTCTGATGTAATAAGGGGAAAAAGAGGAGGTCTAATTATGGAAACTCGTTCTCAATGGGGGACAAGAGCAGGTTTTATTTTGGCAGCTGCAGGTTCTGCAATTGGCTTGGGGAATATTTGGCGGTTCCCGTCCGTAGCATATGAAAATGGTGGCGGAGCATTTTTAATTCCTTACTTAATTGCATTATTGACAGCAGGAATTCCGATACTGATTATGGAATTCACCATGGGGCATAAATACCGTGGCTCAGCACCATTAACGTACAAACGAATGGGTGGAAAGAAGGTAGAGTGGATTGGCTGGTGGGCAGTGTTAGTTGCCTTTGTTATTTCAACCTACTACTCTGTCATTATTGCCTGGGCAATAAACTATTCCATTTTCTCATTCAATTTAAACTGGGGATCTGATACGGAAGCATTCCTGTACAATGATTTTTTAAACCATGTACCCGCAGGTCAAGTTGGTTCGTTTGTTCCCGGTATACTTATACCATTAATAATTGTATGGCTGGTTGTTCTGGGGATTCTTTTCAAAGGTGTTAAAAAAGGTATTGAAATTGCGAACCGGATTTTTATACCGGCATTGATAATTGTTTTCCTTATTATCGTAATTCGGGCAATTACTTTACCTGGTGCACTCCAAGGTTTGGAAGCATTCTTCACACCTGATTTCAGTGCTATTATGGAACCTGATGTATGGGTGGCAGCATATGGTCAAATATTCTTTAGTATGTCTATCGCATTTGCGATAATGATAACCTATTCAAGTTATTTACCTAAGAAAACAGACTTAACGAATAACGCATTTATCGTTGGTTTCGGAAACTCGAGCTTTGAATTACTCTGTGGTATTGGTGTGTTTGGAATATTAGGATTTATGGCTGCACAGCAGGGTGTAGGAGTTGATGAAGTAGTAGCAGGCGGTGTAGGACTGGCATTTGTCGTATTCCCTGCAATCATTAATGAATTCCCTGCATTAAACGGATTATTCGGATTCCTGTTCTTCTTCTCACTGGTTCTGGGTGGGTTGACGTCTCTTATGTCAATTACTGAGACGTATGTTGCAGGTTTGATGGATAAATTCAATATTTCACGAAGCAAAGCCGTTATATTCGGTGGTGGAACTGCAGCAGTTATCTCATTACTGTTTGCTACACAAGGCGGATTAAACTTCCTTGATGCTGCCGACTACTTTATTAACCAATTCGGTGTAGCATTCCTTGGCTTGGTTGAAGTCATCTTAATTGCCTGGTTCCTGCGTAAACTGGGGGATTTCAAAGATCATGCGAATGAAATTTCTGATATTCAACTTCGGGGCTGGTGGACATTCAGTTTAACGATTGTTACACCGGTTGTTCTGGGCTATACTATGTTCGGATTATTCAGGCAGAACTTGTTGAAATTGTTTGAGACAGAAACAGGTAACTATGGCGGATATTCCGATGCCTTTATCCTTTACGGCGGCTGGTTCGTTGCCGGAGGAGCAGTGGTTATCGGAGTGATACTGGCATTGATGAAGTGGAACTCTTCAAAGGCATCAGCTGAAGAAGAAAGGGAGGCTAATTAAATGAGTGGTGTTTCAATAGTCTTTATGATAATCGCCATGGTAATCATTTGGGGAGGATTGGCAGCAAGTATTACAAATGCTGTTAAAAAATCCAAACAATAATAACACTCAAAATGCAAGAGCCTTTACCTTAATTGGTAAAGGCTCTTACTTATTGGTGGATCTTTTGGTAACACTTTAGTCCTTTTGTTTGGCCATCCGCTCCCATTTCTGCAAGTAAGGATATGGGTCAAATGAATATTCACTGGTTCCGTTGTCTTTATACATACCGTAATGTAAATGAGGTGGGAATTTACCCGATGTACCAGGCGGACCATAACCGGTGGAACCAACTTTACCGAGAACATCACCGGGTTTGACAACCTGGCCAACTTTAATATCGTCATTATACCCGCTCATGTGACCATAATAATGATAAATATTATATATATCCCGGATTCCAATCCTCCATCCACCATAGAGATTCCAGCCCTTCATCTCAATTACGCCATATGTGGTGGACTTTACAGGTGTACCATAGTCAGCAAATATGTCAGTACCTTCATGAAT
The genomic region above belongs to Virgibacillus doumboii and contains:
- a CDS encoding methionine/alanine import family NSS transporter small subunit, encoding MSGVSIVFMIIAMVIIWGGLAASITNAVKKSKQ
- a CDS encoding Na+/H+ antiporter NhaC family protein, encoding MEGTIYSIIPAVIMLVLVLLTRKVLLSLGAGIVVGALFIHDFSIVGSVKEIGIIFYQIFVTEGAINTGNLLLLSFLLLLGILTAFLTASGGSRAFGDLMIKRVRTRTGAQLMTGVLGLIIFIDDYFNSLAVGQIARPLTDRHKISRAKLAYFIDSTSAPVTVISPISSWGAYIIGIIGGLLAANEVTGIQPLEAFIKMVPLNFYALAALLLVFIVAYFKVDIGAMREHEHRAVTEGELLKPDGGKVPGDLSDALEPHINGKVYHLLIPILVLVVATVGSMIVTGVNASGADVTLLSTFANTNVNLSLFIGGLAAVLTALLFHLEQGQPKADWGTILFEGIKTMLPAIYILLLAWMIGSIIGTLKTGEYLAQIVSDASISSAFLPVLFFIIAGLMALATGTSWGTFGIMLPIAAEVAVLTDVSMLLPSLAAVLAGSVFGDHCTPISDTTILSSTGAGSNHIEHVITQLPYAVIAAVAACLGFLVIGLTGQVLLALGATLLLMAAVVLVIKSMVKEN
- a CDS encoding sodium-dependent transporter gives rise to the protein METRSQWGTRAGFILAAAGSAIGLGNIWRFPSVAYENGGGAFLIPYLIALLTAGIPILIMEFTMGHKYRGSAPLTYKRMGGKKVEWIGWWAVLVAFVISTYYSVIIAWAINYSIFSFNLNWGSDTEAFLYNDFLNHVPAGQVGSFVPGILIPLIIVWLVVLGILFKGVKKGIEIANRIFIPALIIVFLIIVIRAITLPGALQGLEAFFTPDFSAIMEPDVWVAAYGQIFFSMSIAFAIMITYSSYLPKKTDLTNNAFIVGFGNSSFELLCGIGVFGILGFMAAQQGVGVDEVVAGGVGLAFVVFPAIINEFPALNGLFGFLFFFSLVLGGLTSLMSITETYVAGLMDKFNISRSKAVIFGGGTAAVISLLFATQGGLNFLDAADYFINQFGVAFLGLVEVILIAWFLRKLGDFKDHANEISDIQLRGWWTFSLTIVTPVVLGYTMFGLFRQNLLKLFETETGNYGGYSDAFILYGGWFVAGGAVVIGVILALMKWNSSKASAEEEREAN